The Solanum lycopersicum chromosome 9, SLM_r2.1 genome window below encodes:
- the LOC138338275 gene encoding uncharacterized protein, protein MLAENEELSLRMTVVATSNYVHSVRHEGETFIVCLEKKTCTCRRFQVDEIPCSHAWAVLKKKFLDPEPYCFDLYKPNTLLVTYANPINPLPDRKDWNVPAYVENEIVKPLKFKKLPGRPPKKLCGKTYSELYGKKNKNSCSTCDQKGHNRRSCRNGSRFE, encoded by the exons ATGCTTGCTGAAAATGAAGAACTTTCACTGCGTATGACG GTAGTTGCAACAAGTAATTATGTGCACAGTGTTCGTCATGAAGGGGAAACATTTATTGTTTGTCTTGAAAAGAAAACTTGCACATGTAGGAGATTTCAAGTGGATGAAATACCATGTTCGCacgcttgggctgttttgaagaagaaatttcTTGATCCTGAACCGTATTGTTTTGACCTTTACAAGCCAAATACATTACTTGTTACATATGCTAATCCAATAAATCCATTACCTGATCGAAAAGATTGGAATGTGCCTGCATATGTAGAGAATGAAATAGTTAAGCCTCTAAAGTTCAAAAAACTACCTGGTAGGCCTCCAAAAAAGCTTTGTGGTAAGACGTACAGTGAGCTATATggaaaaaagaacaagaattctTGTAGTACTTGTGATCAAAAGGGACATAATAGGCGATCATGCAGGAATGGATCACGATTTGAATAG